From one Novosphingobium sp. genomic stretch:
- a CDS encoding MFS transporter has protein sequence MVSVTLQAEAPQDDAPADTADAALPRIIGRLNLRLMPVLLLMYVMAFLDRTNIGFAKDSFQAQTGIGNQAYALGASIFFVGYAFLEVPSNLMLQRFGGRIWLSRIMVSWGLVSAAMFLVRDETSYYLLRFLLGLAEAGFFPGVVFYITKFYPEGFRARALGLFYIGAPLSFILGGPVSGGLLRLDGALGLAGWQWLFLIEGLLASLVGILAFFHLPDGPRQAPWLSPQDKATLQKALDSDRKPPDETSLLRALRSPRVLYLGAIYLLVQMSVYGLVFFLPSQIAAATGQSVGWQVGLLSALPWSAALLATLLLPALADRTGRHKGIAVLSSLAAGLGLAASVWLHHPAFTLAGLSIAAAGFIAVQPLFWALASARLPATQAAGAIALINALGAAGSFIGPNVRVAIESALHSVTAGLYAMALLCFLGAAMILGLASPSSTLTQKATDR, from the coding sequence GTGGTTTCCGTCACACTACAGGCCGAAGCGCCACAGGACGATGCACCAGCCGACACGGCTGATGCCGCGCTTCCACGCATCATCGGTCGGCTCAACCTGCGGCTGATGCCCGTGCTGCTGCTGATGTATGTGATGGCCTTTCTCGACCGCACCAACATCGGCTTCGCCAAGGACAGCTTTCAGGCGCAGACCGGCATCGGCAATCAGGCCTATGCGCTGGGCGCCTCGATCTTCTTTGTGGGCTATGCCTTTCTGGAGGTGCCCTCCAACCTGATGCTGCAGCGTTTCGGCGGGCGGATCTGGCTCTCGCGCATCATGGTGAGCTGGGGGCTGGTCTCGGCGGCGATGTTTCTCGTGCGCGACGAGACATCCTATTACCTGCTGCGCTTCCTGCTGGGTCTGGCCGAGGCGGGCTTCTTCCCCGGCGTGGTCTTCTACATCACCAAATTCTACCCCGAGGGCTTTCGCGCCCGCGCGCTGGGCCTGTTCTACATCGGCGCGCCGCTCAGCTTCATTCTGGGCGGGCCGGTCTCGGGCGGGCTGCTGCGGCTGGATGGAGCGCTGGGGCTGGCAGGCTGGCAATGGCTGTTCCTGATCGAGGGCCTGCTGGCCTCGCTGGTGGGCATCCTCGCCTTCTTCCACCTGCCCGACGGACCGCGGCAGGCCCCATGGCTGAGCCCGCAGGACAAGGCCACACTGCAGAAAGCGCTCGACAGCGACCGCAAGCCGCCTGACGAAACCAGCCTGCTGCGCGCCCTGCGCTCGCCGCGCGTGCTCTATCTGGGGGCGATCTATCTGCTGGTGCAGATGAGCGTCTATGGGCTGGTGTTCTTCCTGCCCAGCCAGATCGCCGCGGCCACCGGGCAAAGCGTCGGCTGGCAGGTCGGCCTGCTCTCGGCCCTGCCATGGAGCGCCGCGCTGCTCGCCACGCTGCTGCTGCCTGCCCTCGCCGACCGGACCGGGCGCCACAAGGGTATCGCCGTGCTCAGCTCCCTCGCGGCAGGGCTGGGTCTGGCCGCCTCGGTCTGGCTGCATCATCCGGCCTTCACGCTGGCCGGGCTGAGCATCGCGGCGGCGGGCTTTATCGCGGTGCAGCCCCTGTTCTGGGCGCTGGCCAGCGCCCGCCTGCCCGCCACGCAGGCCGCCGGCGCCATCGCGCTGATCAATGCGCTGGGCGCCGCCGGGTCCTTCATCGGCCCCAATGTGCGGGTGGCAATCGAGAGCGCGCTCCATTCTGTCACAGCCGGGCTCTATGCGATGGCCCTCTTGTGTTTTCTGGGCGCAGCGATGATCCTCGGCCTCGCTTCACCCTCATCCACCCTCACGCAAAAGGCGACCGATCGATGA
- a CDS encoding amidohydrolase family protein, with the protein MTTSLFSRRAALAAAGAAGATALLPDRALSATFTTPDPVTTIVDSHIHLFDPNRPQGVPYAGPEKSPTHRTGSFPAAYAQHAKPLGIIGAIVVEASPLVEDNQWVLDQAAGNPIILGMIGNLRPEHADFPELLARFHANTLFRGIRYGNLWDYDLAARSREPAFLDGLRRLADADLVLETANQNIALLEGALRVSDAVPHLRIVIDHLPAFDPTPADQRAYQAALRNFAARPQIACKLSEIIHPMAGAIHTDLAAYSERLGMLRRTFGEDRVIFGSDYPQSDSVAALPQVVGLAKAAFAGSSTEAREKFFIGNSRKFYKWLPRSKAKAG; encoded by the coding sequence ATGACCACCTCCCTGTTCTCGCGCCGCGCCGCCCTTGCCGCGGCGGGCGCGGCAGGTGCCACCGCGCTGCTGCCCGACCGGGCCCTGAGCGCCACCTTCACCACGCCCGATCCGGTCACGACCATCGTCGACTCGCATATCCATCTGTTCGATCCCAACCGGCCGCAGGGCGTGCCCTATGCCGGGCCGGAAAAATCCCCCACGCACCGCACCGGCTCGTTCCCCGCCGCCTATGCGCAGCATGCCAAACCGCTGGGCATCATCGGCGCCATCGTGGTCGAGGCCAGCCCGCTGGTGGAGGACAATCAATGGGTGCTCGATCAGGCCGCCGGCAATCCGATCATCCTGGGCATGATCGGCAATCTGCGCCCCGAACACGCTGATTTCCCGGAACTGCTGGCCCGCTTCCACGCCAATACGCTGTTTCGCGGCATCCGCTACGGCAATCTGTGGGATTACGATCTGGCCGCCCGCTCGCGCGAACCGGCCTTCCTTGATGGGCTGAGGCGTCTGGCCGATGCCGATCTGGTGCTGGAAACCGCCAATCAGAACATCGCCCTGCTGGAGGGCGCGCTGCGCGTCAGCGATGCAGTGCCCCATCTGCGCATCGTCATCGACCATCTGCCCGCCTTCGACCCCACCCCCGCCGACCAGCGCGCCTATCAGGCCGCGCTGCGCAATTTCGCGGCCCGCCCCCAGATCGCCTGCAAGCTTTCCGAGATCATCCACCCCATGGCGGGCGCCATCCACACCGACCTTGCCGCCTACAGCGAGCGGCTGGGCATGCTGCGCCGCACCTTCGGCGAGGACCGCGTGATCTTCGGCAGCGACTATCCGCAGTCCGACAGCGTGGCCGCGCTGCCTCAGGTCGTGGGGCTGGCCAAGGCCGCCTTCGCCGGTTCCTCCACCGAGGCGCGGGAAAAGTTTTTCATCGGCAATTCGCGCAAGTTTTACAAATGGTTGCCGCGCAGCAAAGCCAAGGCGGGCTGA
- a CDS encoding arginine N-succinyltransferase has translation MTHVLRAASQDDLPAIYEMAKSTGGGFTNLPADRPKLKDKLDSAAASFARQSDDLVSDMYMFVLEDLDTGKVRGTCQIFSCIGTDRPHYSYRIDAFTHYSSEFSRAIRSEMLTLVTDHNGSSEVGGLFLHPTERSAGAGSLLARSRYLFMAMHRARFADRTLAELRGVIDEVGVSPFWDGVTGRFFGMSFREADEFKAVRGAQFIADLMPKHPIYTAMVPESAMAVMGIPHPSGRAAQRMLEKEGFAYRNYIDVFDGGPTMVCATDEIATIRYAQQDIIVAVEENDGTESLVAHGRLDHFRAAYGRIKPTEGGIVIDPAAAAGHSGLTGADDHAYCALDPSSLRASSSSQSRSRAKCGICNFALG, from the coding sequence ATGACCCATGTCCTGAGAGCCGCCAGTCAAGACGATCTGCCCGCCATCTATGAAATGGCCAAAAGCACCGGCGGCGGCTTCACCAACCTGCCCGCCGACCGCCCCAAGCTGAAAGACAAGCTCGACAGCGCCGCTGCCTCCTTCGCCCGCCAGAGCGACGATCTGGTCAGCGACATGTATATGTTCGTGCTGGAGGATCTGGACACCGGCAAGGTGCGCGGCACCTGCCAGATCTTCTCCTGCATCGGCACCGACCGCCCGCATTACTCCTATCGCATCGATGCCTTCACCCATTATTCCAGCGAGTTCTCCCGCGCGATCCGCAGCGAGATGCTCACGCTGGTCACCGACCACAATGGCAGCAGCGAGGTGGGCGGGCTGTTCCTGCACCCCACCGAAAGGTCGGCGGGCGCCGGATCGCTGCTGGCGCGCAGCCGCTACCTCTTCATGGCGATGCACCGCGCGCGCTTTGCCGACCGCACCCTGGCCGAACTGCGCGGGGTGATCGACGAGGTCGGCGTCTCGCCCTTCTGGGACGGGGTGACGGGCCGCTTCTTCGGCATGTCCTTCCGCGAGGCCGACGAGTTCAAGGCGGTGCGCGGCGCGCAATTCATCGCCGATCTGATGCCCAAGCACCCGATCTACACCGCCATGGTGCCCGAAAGCGCGATGGCGGTGATGGGCATCCCCCACCCCTCGGGCCGCGCGGCGCAGCGCATGCTGGAGAAGGAAGGCTTCGCCTACCGCAATTACATCGACGTCTTCGACGGCGGCCCGACCATGGTCTGCGCCACGGATGAGATCGCCACCATCCGCTACGCCCAGCAGGACATCATCGTCGCGGTGGAAGAGAATGACGGCACCGAAAGTCTGGTGGCGCACGGACGGCTGGACCATTTCCGCGCCGCCTATGGCCGCATCAAACCGACCGAGGGCGGCATCGTGATCGACCCTGCCGCCGCCGCGGGCCATTCAGGCCTCACCGGGGCAGATGATCACGCATATTGCGCGCTAGATCCTTCTTCCTTGCGCGCTTCCTCCAGCAGCCAGTCGCGCAGCAGGGCGAAATGCGGCATCTGCAATTTCGCCCTGGGGTAG
- a CDS encoding LysR substrate-binding domain-containing protein, giving the protein MDQDDRRLLPSITMLQCFEAAARYGSASLAGARIGLTQSAVSRHIASLETWLGKPLFDRVGRRIVLNEQGRLYLDRIARPLSDIRAATRDMLGHGSGRVVNLATLPSFGMRWIAPRLPGLLMHDPDLVVNIAARTDIFAFADENFDAAIHVGAPDWPDVEHDLLFREKVLPVVSPALARSVGVKAPEDFLRLPLLAQSARRDAWQQWFALCDVPFPAERAVSVMGHFSMLAQAACAGAGAALLPSFLIQPELQSGALVVPVERALAEDRNYYLVYPRAKLQMPHFALLRDWLLEEARKEEGSSAQYA; this is encoded by the coding sequence ATGGATCAGGATGACCGGCGGCTGCTGCCGTCCATCACCATGCTGCAATGTTTCGAGGCGGCGGCGCGCTATGGCAGCGCCTCGCTGGCGGGGGCGCGCATTGGCCTCACGCAAAGCGCGGTCAGCCGCCATATCGCCAGTCTGGAAACCTGGCTGGGCAAGCCGCTGTTCGACCGGGTGGGGCGGCGGATCGTGCTCAACGAGCAGGGGCGGCTCTATCTCGACCGTATCGCCCGGCCTTTAAGCGACATCCGCGCCGCGACGCGCGACATGCTGGGGCATGGATCGGGGCGGGTGGTCAATCTGGCGACCTTGCCCAGCTTCGGCATGCGCTGGATCGCGCCGCGCCTGCCCGGCCTGCTGATGCATGACCCCGATCTGGTGGTGAACATCGCGGCGCGCACCGATATCTTCGCCTTTGCCGATGAGAATTTCGATGCCGCGATCCACGTGGGTGCGCCCGACTGGCCCGATGTGGAGCATGATCTGCTGTTTCGCGAAAAGGTGTTGCCGGTGGTCTCGCCCGCTCTGGCGCGGAGCGTGGGGGTCAAGGCGCCGGAGGATTTCCTGCGCCTGCCGCTGCTGGCGCAGAGCGCGCGGCGCGATGCCTGGCAGCAATGGTTCGCCTTGTGCGATGTGCCCTTTCCGGCGGAGCGGGCGGTTTCGGTGATGGGGCATTTCTCGATGCTGGCGCAGGCCGCCTGCGCGGGGGCGGGGGCGGCGCTGCTGCCCAGCTTCCTGATCCAGCCCGAGCTGCAATCGGGCGCTCTGGTGGTGCCGGTCGAGCGCGCGCTGGCCGAGGATCGCAACTATTACCTCGTCTACCCCAGGGCGAAATTGCAGATGCCGCATTTCGCCCTGCTGCGCGACTGGCTGCTGGAGGAAGCGCGCAAGGAAGAAGGATCTAGCGCGCAATATGCGTGA
- a CDS encoding N-succinylarginine dihydrolase: protein MCMLEVNFDGLVGPSHNYAGLSLGNIASATHAGSTSAPREAALQGLAKMRHMIALGLPQGLLLPHDRPDAAWLRRMGFAGSDLEVCRAAWEADPALFRNSFSASAMWTANAATVSPRPDSTDGLTHLSVANLSSMPHRSIEAPQTQRQLDALFANMPGVKVHAPLPAPFGDEGAANHMRLCASHGAEGLEIFVHGAGPVGGFPARQHRLAAEALVRKHHLHPRNALLARQSDEAIAAGAFHNDVVAVANETVLFTHEQAFAERDALYAAIRQRLPETRIIEVPAARVSLADAIRSYLFNSQLVTLPEGGMLLLLPGEAREVPSVTAWLDELIASNGPIRQTQFMTLRESMRNGGGPACLRLRVALEESDIATLDQRFLLTEAKADALADLITRHWPERIAPEDIGTPDLWQQCWSARAALLDLLGFKAGEL from the coding sequence ATGTGCATGCTGGAGGTCAATTTCGACGGGCTGGTCGGCCCCAGCCATAATTACGCCGGGCTGTCGCTGGGCAACATCGCCTCGGCCACGCATGCGGGCAGCACCTCGGCCCCGCGCGAGGCGGCGCTGCAGGGGCTGGCCAAGATGCGGCATATGATAGCGCTGGGCCTGCCGCAGGGCCTGCTGCTGCCCCATGACCGGCCCGATGCCGCATGGCTGCGCCGCATGGGCTTTGCCGGCAGCGATCTGGAGGTCTGCCGCGCCGCATGGGAGGCCGATCCGGCGCTCTTCCGCAACAGCTTTTCCGCCTCGGCGATGTGGACGGCCAATGCCGCCACCGTCTCGCCCCGGCCCGACAGCACCGATGGGTTGACCCATCTCTCGGTCGCCAATCTCTCCTCCATGCCCCATCGCAGCATCGAGGCGCCGCAGACGCAGCGCCAGCTCGACGCCCTGTTCGCCAACATGCCCGGCGTCAAAGTCCACGCCCCCCTGCCCGCCCCCTTCGGCGATGAGGGCGCCGCCAACCATATGCGCCTCTGCGCCAGCCATGGCGCGGAGGGGCTGGAAATCTTCGTCCATGGCGCGGGACCGGTCGGCGGCTTCCCCGCGCGCCAGCATCGCCTTGCCGCCGAGGCGCTGGTCCGCAAGCACCATCTCCACCCGCGCAACGCCCTGCTCGCCCGCCAGAGCGACGAAGCCATCGCGGCGGGCGCCTTCCACAATGATGTGGTGGCGGTGGCCAACGAAACCGTGCTCTTCACTCACGAACAGGCCTTTGCCGAGCGCGACGCCCTCTACGCCGCCATCCGCCAGCGCCTGCCCGAAACCCGGATCATCGAGGTGCCCGCCGCCCGCGTCTCGCTGGCCGATGCGATCCGCTCCTACCTGTTCAACTCGCAACTGGTGACGCTGCCCGAGGGCGGCATGCTGCTGCTGCTCCCCGGCGAGGCGCGCGAGGTGCCCTCCGTCACGGCATGGCTGGACGAACTCATCGCCTCGAACGGCCCGATCCGCCAAACGCAGTTCATGACCCTGCGCGAATCCATGCGCAACGGCGGCGGCCCGGCGTGCCTGCGCCTGCGCGTCGCGCTGGAGGAGAGCGACATCGCCACCCTCGACCAACGCTTCCTGCTCACCGAAGCCAAAGCCGATGCGCTGGCCGACCTCATCACCCGCCACTGGCCCGAACGCATCGCGCCCGAGGACATCGGCACCCCCGATCTATGGCAGCAATGCTGGAGCGCCCGCGCCGCCCTGCTCGACCTGCTCGGCTTCAAGGCGGGGGAGCTGTGA
- a CDS encoding arginine N-succinyltransferase translates to MTAPNPGQPFIRMARMADLDALLALAALSGGGMTNLPNDRPALQERLAWSEDSLDAQIDAPQDEFYMLVLEDGAGRVIGTASIFSRIGVRWPFYSYKRARVTHASRGLNRSFSTHVLHLVNDFDGASEIAGLFLHPDARTGGMGAMLARSRYLFIAQHRERFGDQVVAELRGWMEGDTSPFWDAVAGPFFGGGVLEADLFNAMHGNQFIADLMPRYPIYTSMLPAAAREVIGRPHEKSLPAYRLLMGEDFLDDGYCDIFDAGPTVHARTDHIATIRDCAVVDETTPIRTSKGLIATGRLGDFRLWREEQAA, encoded by the coding sequence ATGACCGCCCCGAACCCCGGCCAACCCTTCATCCGCATGGCCCGCATGGCGGATCTCGACGCCCTGCTCGCGCTCGCCGCGCTGTCGGGCGGCGGCATGACCAACCTGCCCAACGACCGCCCCGCGCTGCAGGAACGCCTCGCCTGGAGCGAGGACTCGCTCGACGCCCAGATCGACGCCCCGCAGGATGAGTTCTACATGCTGGTGCTGGAAGATGGCGCCGGCCGCGTCATCGGCACCGCCAGCATCTTCTCGCGCATCGGGGTGCGCTGGCCCTTCTACAGCTACAAGCGCGCGCGGGTCACCCATGCCTCGCGCGGGCTCAATCGCAGCTTTTCGACCCATGTGCTGCATCTGGTGAACGACTTCGACGGCGCCAGCGAGATCGCGGGCCTGTTCCTCCACCCCGATGCGCGCACCGGCGGCATGGGCGCGATGCTGGCGCGCAGCCGCTACCTCTTCATCGCCCAGCACCGCGAGCGCTTCGGCGATCAGGTGGTGGCCGAGCTGCGTGGCTGGATGGAGGGCGACACCAGCCCCTTCTGGGACGCGGTGGCCGGGCCCTTCTTCGGCGGCGGCGTGCTGGAGGCCGATCTGTTCAACGCCATGCACGGCAACCAGTTCATCGCCGATCTGATGCCGCGCTATCCGATCTACACCTCGATGCTGCCCGCCGCCGCGCGCGAGGTGATCGGCCGCCCGCATGAGAAATCCCTGCCCGCCTATCGCCTGCTGATGGGCGAGGATTTCCTTGACGACGGCTATTGCGACATCTTCGACGCGGGCCCCACCGTCCACGCCCGCACCGACCATATCGCCACCATCCGCGACTGCGCGGTGGTGGATGAGACCACACCCATCCGCACCAGCAAGGGCCTGATCGCAACAGGCCGCCTCGGCGACTTCCGCCTGTGGAGAGAGGAACAAGCAGCATGA
- a CDS encoding aspartate aminotransferase family protein, with amino-acid sequence MIDTQTKPQELMGVYNRAPLEADHGKGVWLYGRDGRAYLDCVSGVATNSLGHCAPVLVKALTEQAQKLWHVSNIFRIPGQEELAHRLIEASFADTVFFANSGTEAVECALKTARRYHYAKGAPERIDIIGFAGSFHGRTYGAINASGNPSYLEGFGPRLPGYVQLSLDDRPAIEAALRAPTAAAVIVEPVQGEGGARALDAEWLRWIRALCDETGTLLIYDEVQCGMGRTGRLFAHQWVPDAAPDIMAIAKALGGGFPVGACLATEKAAQGMTVAVHGTTFGGNPLAMAVAMAAFDAIANEDMLAHVRAISAKLFTGLREIAARYPDQVVDVRGKGLLIGVKLVTGNRAMMATMREHGLLVAGGGENCIRLLPPLTITGEEATEALTRFEAALAATRAAG; translated from the coding sequence ATGATCGACACGCAAACCAAGCCGCAGGAACTGATGGGCGTCTACAACCGCGCCCCGCTGGAGGCCGATCACGGCAAGGGCGTGTGGCTGTATGGCCGCGACGGACGCGCCTATCTCGATTGCGTGTCGGGCGTGGCGACCAACAGCCTTGGCCATTGCGCGCCGGTGCTGGTCAAAGCCCTGACCGAGCAAGCCCAAAAGCTGTGGCATGTCTCCAACATCTTCCGCATCCCCGGTCAGGAAGAACTGGCGCACCGTCTGATCGAAGCCAGCTTCGCCGACACCGTCTTCTTCGCCAATTCGGGCACCGAGGCGGTGGAATGCGCGCTGAAGACCGCGCGGCGCTATCATTACGCCAAGGGCGCGCCCGAAAGGATCGACATCATCGGCTTTGCCGGATCGTTCCATGGCCGCACCTATGGCGCGATCAACGCCTCGGGCAATCCGTCCTATCTGGAGGGCTTTGGCCCCCGCCTGCCCGGCTACGTCCAGCTTTCGCTCGATGACAGGCCCGCCATCGAGGCCGCGCTGCGCGCGCCCACCGCCGCCGCCGTCATCGTCGAGCCGGTGCAGGGCGAAGGCGGCGCCCGCGCGCTCGATGCCGAGTGGCTGCGCTGGATCCGCGCGCTCTGCGACGAAACCGGCACGCTGCTGATCTACGACGAGGTGCAATGCGGCATGGGCCGCACCGGCCGCCTCTTCGCGCATCAATGGGTTCCGGACGCTGCACCCGACATCATGGCCATCGCCAAGGCACTGGGCGGCGGCTTTCCGGTCGGCGCCTGCCTCGCCACCGAAAAGGCCGCGCAGGGCATGACGGTGGCGGTGCATGGCACCACCTTCGGCGGCAATCCGCTGGCCATGGCGGTGGCGATGGCCGCATTCGACGCCATCGCCAATGAAGACATGCTGGCGCATGTGCGCGCTATCTCCGCCAAGCTGTTCACCGGCCTGCGCGAGATCGCCGCGCGCTACCCCGATCAGGTGGTGGACGTGCGTGGCAAGGGCCTGCTGATCGGCGTGAAGCTGGTGACGGGCAACCGCGCCATGATGGCCACCATGCGCGAGCATGGCCTGCTGGTGGCGGGCGGCGGCGAGAATTGCATCCGCCTGCTGCCCCCGCTCACCATCACCGGCGAGGAGGCCACCGAAGCGCTGACAAGGTTCGAAGCCGCTCTGGCAGCAACCCGCGCCGCCGGTTGA
- the astD gene encoding succinylglutamate-semialdehyde dehydrogenase — protein MILQSTNPANGAIIWEGQVDGPEQCAQALERARAAAPLWARTPLEERLGLTRRFAALLKEQLEPFAQLIAQETGKQLWDSRGEVNAMIGKVEISIAAQAERAGSREQAMPFGRSVLRHRPHGVMAVLGPYNFPGHLPNGHIVPALIAGNVVVFKPSEETPAVGARMAELWAQAGLPDGVFQIVQGGRDTGAALVAGDIDGLLFTGSAQAGRVFRHAFADRPHVILALELGGNNPLIAWDGEPEAVASLVSHSAFITTGQRCSCARRLILPTGTAGDRMLEAVLAQAAALPVSAWDEAEGFMGPLISARAAAKARGAVAALTTSGAKLLLAPAAPRGDDSAFMGAAVLEVTGIATPDEEIFAPVLQVIRADSFDAAIAAANNTAFGLSAGLIAQDAALWERFASEIRAGVVNWNRPTTGAASAMPFGGLGDSGNHRPSAAYAADYCAYPAASFEAPRIESLAIPGLPS, from the coding sequence ATGATCCTGCAATCGACCAACCCCGCCAATGGCGCCATCATCTGGGAAGGCCAGGTGGATGGCCCCGAGCAATGCGCGCAGGCGCTGGAGCGCGCCCGCGCCGCAGCCCCGCTCTGGGCGCGCACGCCGCTGGAGGAGCGGCTGGGCCTCACCCGGCGCTTTGCCGCTCTGCTGAAGGAACAGTTGGAGCCCTTCGCGCAGTTGATCGCTCAGGAAACCGGCAAGCAATTGTGGGACAGCCGGGGCGAGGTCAACGCCATGATCGGCAAGGTGGAGATCTCCATCGCCGCTCAGGCCGAGCGCGCCGGTTCGCGCGAGCAGGCGATGCCCTTTGGCCGCTCGGTGCTGCGGCATCGTCCGCATGGGGTGATGGCGGTGCTGGGGCCGTATAATTTCCCCGGCCATCTGCCCAACGGCCATATCGTCCCGGCGCTGATCGCGGGCAATGTGGTGGTGTTCAAGCCCTCGGAGGAAACCCCGGCGGTGGGCGCAAGGATGGCGGAACTGTGGGCGCAGGCTGGCCTGCCCGATGGCGTGTTCCAGATCGTGCAGGGCGGCCGTGACACCGGCGCGGCACTGGTCGCGGGCGATATCGACGGCTTGCTCTTCACCGGATCGGCGCAGGCCGGGCGTGTGTTTCGCCATGCCTTTGCCGACCGCCCGCATGTCATTCTGGCGCTGGAACTGGGCGGCAACAATCCCCTGATTGCCTGGGATGGCGAGCCTGAGGCGGTGGCCTCGCTGGTCAGCCATTCGGCCTTTATCACCACCGGTCAGCGTTGTTCCTGCGCGCGGCGTCTGATCCTGCCCACAGGCACGGCGGGGGACCGCATGCTTGAGGCGGTGCTGGCGCAAGCCGCCGCCCTGCCGGTCAGCGCATGGGACGAAGCGGAAGGCTTTATGGGCCCGCTGATCTCGGCCCGTGCCGCCGCCAAGGCGCGCGGGGCCGTGGCGGCGCTGACCACATCCGGCGCGAAACTTTTGCTGGCTCCTGCCGCGCCGCGCGGCGACGACAGCGCCTTTATGGGCGCCGCCGTGCTGGAGGTGACCGGCATCGCCACGCCCGATGAGGAAATCTTCGCCCCCGTGCTTCAGGTGATCCGCGCCGACAGTTTTGACGCCGCCATCGCCGCCGCCAACAACACCGCTTTCGGCCTCTCGGCAGGGCTGATCGCGCAGGACGCGGCGCTGTGGGAGCGGTTTGCCTCCGAAATCCGCGCGGGCGTGGTCAACTGGAACCGCCCGACGACCGGCGCCGCCTCGGCCATGCCCTTTGGCGGGCTGGGGGATTCGGGCAATCACCGGCCCAGCGCCGCCTATGCCGCCGATTACTGCGCCTATCCCGCCGCCAGTTTCGAGGCGCCGCGCATCGAAAGTCTGGCCATCCCCGGATTACCCTCGTGA
- a CDS encoding hydrolase, with amino-acid sequence MTEPLTSAEQAVVERAMAAPMLDQVPRWAAINSGSRNLEGLALMAEQLAQAFAELPGQIELLDPEPVTRIDAQGQESDVLHGRNLLLTVRPEAPVQLLLTGHMDTVFEADHPFQSCQWLSPGVLNGPGVADMKGGIAVMLAALQAFETSPDRDRVGYQVVLNSDEEVGSPGSAPLLRRAAAGKLAAFTYEPSALPDGTLAGARPGSGNFSILVKGRSAHAGRNPQDGRNAVIGAADLALRLSALVRPGLSVNCAKIEGGGPNNVVPDHAVLRVNMRPLTPDLQTFAEQALDRLMAEVATAHDLHLHRHGSFARPPKPVDAPGQRLLELVRTCGRLLGQEIGWKDTGGVCDGNNIAACGVPVVDTMGVRGGSIHSSDEYLIAESLGERAALSALLLCRLAR; translated from the coding sequence GTGACAGAGCCGCTGACCAGCGCCGAGCAAGCCGTGGTGGAGCGCGCCATGGCCGCGCCGATGCTGGATCAGGTGCCGCGCTGGGCGGCAATCAACAGCGGCAGCCGCAATCTGGAGGGGCTGGCGTTGATGGCCGAGCAACTGGCGCAGGCTTTTGCGGAGCTGCCCGGCCAGATCGAGCTGCTCGATCCCGAACCGGTGACGCGGATCGATGCTCAGGGGCAGGAAAGCGACGTCCTCCATGGACGCAATCTGCTGCTGACGGTGCGCCCTGAGGCGCCGGTCCAACTGCTGCTGACCGGCCATATGGACACCGTCTTCGAAGCCGATCATCCGTTCCAGAGCTGCCAGTGGCTCAGCCCCGGCGTGCTGAATGGGCCGGGTGTGGCCGATATGAAGGGCGGGATTGCGGTGATGCTCGCCGCGTTGCAGGCGTTTGAAACCAGCCCTGATCGCGACAGGGTCGGCTATCAGGTGGTGCTCAACAGCGATGAGGAGGTGGGTTCGCCCGGCTCCGCGCCTTTGCTGCGCCGCGCGGCGGCGGGCAAGCTGGCGGCCTTTACCTATGAGCCCTCCGCTTTGCCCGATGGCACGCTGGCCGGGGCGCGGCCGGGTAGCGGGAATTTCTCGATTCTGGTGAAAGGGCGCAGCGCTCATGCCGGGCGCAATCCGCAGGATGGGCGCAATGCGGTGATCGGTGCCGCCGATCTGGCGTTGCGGCTGAGCGCCCTGGTGCGTCCCGGCCTTTCGGTGAACTGCGCTAAGATCGAGGGCGGCGGGCCCAACAATGTCGTGCCCGATCATGCCGTGCTGCGCGTGAATATGCGCCCGCTGACGCCCGATCTCCAGACCTTTGCCGAGCAGGCGCTCGACCGGCTGATGGCCGAGGTCGCAACCGCGCATGATCTGCATCTTCACCGCCATGGCAGCTTTGCCCGCCCGCCCAAGCCTGTTGATGCGCCGGGTCAGCGGTTGCTGGAGCTGGTTCGGACATGCGGGCGGTTGCTGGGTCAGGAGATCGGCTGGAAAGACACGGGCGGCGTGTGCGACGGCAACAACATCGCGGCTTGCGGTGTGCCGGTGGTCGATACGATGGGGGTGCGCGGCGGGTCGATCCATTCCTCGGACGAATATCTGATTGCCGAGAGCCTTGGCGAACGGGCGGCGCTCAGCGCGCTACTGCTGTGCCGCCTCGCACGCTGA